The Vibrio penaeicida sequence TTGACGTTCTTTTTGGAGCCGTCATTCAAAGTCAAAGCTTCTCAAAACAGTGAGTACTCTTCTTTAACACAGTCCATAAAAACAACCAAAGATCTAATAGCAACGGTCAATAAACAGCTTAGAACGGATCCAAACAAAGAGGTCGACGAAGAGCTTGCTCGTTTAAAAAAACACAGCCAACAGTTATCCGAGCGTTTGGAGTTGTTGGTTGAATCTTTAGTTACTCCAAGCCAAATGGCTGAGTTGTTGGAAAATGTACTCGTTAGTAGTAAAGGGCTAAAATTAGAAAGTCTGAACTCTCTGCCTGCTGAACCCATTATCGCTGGTGGAAGTTCTCAAGCAGTAGGCTACTACATTCATCCTGTAAAAATTGAAATTACAGGTCGATACTTTGATATAAAAAATTATTTAATTGAACTTGAGAGTATGCCCACTACGTATTTTTGGCGCAGCTATCAATATCAAGTTGAAGATTACCCGTCAGCACGTTTGGTTCTTATTGTCTATACATTAGGTACAGGACAGGAGTTTATCGGTGGTTAGAATTTTTTTAGCTTTAGCCATAATATTTAGCTCTTTCGGGTACGCTAACCAAGATCCTACCGCTCCACTTGGTTGGCAAGCACCAAAGACAACAACACAGAAACAGATTAAGAAAAAAGCCGTCGCACCAGTACCGACACTGCAATCCATTATTTGTGCAGAAGGTGCGACTTGCTATGCCATCTTAAATGATAAAGTTGTAGAAAAAGGGAAGTACATTCAAGGGTATCTGGCCAACAGGATCGAACCAGAATTTGTAGATTTGATAAAGAGCGGGAAAAAATGGCGACTAGAGCTATTTCCCTCTGACATTAAACACTAAGGTTTCATAGACATTATGCGTAATATTGTAGTAGTAGCCATCATCGCGTCACTAACGGCTTGCTCCATGGGGCACCGGGAGCCTGTCGAGGTTAAAGAAGCGCTTAATGAAGTGATCAATGAAGCGAGTAGTAAAAGCTTAGATGAGCTTCCTGCATCCGTTCAGGCTGATTTGATGCCTGAGCTAGCAAACGAAGAGTTTGCGGCTTCTCCAACCTTGAAGCGCTTTCGAGTGCAAGCCAATGGTGTCGAGGCAAAAACCTTCTTTGCAAGCCTTGTTAAAGGGACGGACTACAGCGCGGCGATCCACCCTGATGTTGCGGGGCGTATTACCGTTAATCTGACTGACGTAACGTTAGACGAAGTGCTTAAAGTGGTTCGTGATCTTTACGGCTTTGAAGTCGTCCAAAGTGGAAAGCTTATTCAGGTTTACCCGGCTGGCTTGCGTACCGAAACTATTCCAATCGACTACCTTCAATTTAAACGCTTAGGGCGTTCACTTACCTCCATTACAACTGGTTCTATTACCAGTAAAGATGGCGGGAGTGGATCCAGTTCGACAACTAAATCAAGTTCCTCAGACTCGGGGGATTCGCGTTCTACAACAAGTAGTACCTCTCCTACTGGTGGTACCGAAATAGAAACCATCAGTGAAAGTGACTTTTGGGTTCAACTAGAAAAAGCCGCACAAACACTCATTGGTACAGGGGATGGCCGTAGTGTGGTTGTTTCACCTCAAGCTAGTGTATTAACGATTCGAGCATACCCTGACGAAATAAGAGAGATAAGGCAATTCCTTGGTGTGTCGCAGCAGCGGATGCAGCGACAAGTGATATTGGAAGCGAAGATCCTTGAGGTCACGCTATCTGATAGCTACCAGCAAGGGATTAATTGGAGCAATCTAACATCAACATTTGGTAATGCGAGTGTTTCCATCGGGCGGGGGCTAATTCCTGCTGATGGAAGTACACCTGCTTTACCGGGGCTTGACGCCATTGGCTCACTTTTAGGCGGTCAAACCAACGTCACCATACAGAATGGTGATTTCAAGGGTGTGTTGAGTTTTGTTGGCACACAAGGTGATCTCAATGTCTTATCAAGTCCACGGGTTACCGCAGCGAATAACCAAAAAGCCGTGATAAAGGTAGGGTCGGATGAGTATTTCGTCACCGATATCTCTAGTGTGGTCGGCAGCGGTGATAACGCGAATGTTGCGCCAGACATAGAGCTAACGCCATTTTTCTCTGGTATCTCTTTGGATGTAACACCGCAAATCGATGATGATGGCTTTGTTCTTCTTCATGTGCACCCTGCGGTAATTGATGTGCAAACGCAGACAAAAGTCATCAACCTTGAAGGTAAAAAATACGAAGTCCCTCTAGCAAAGAGCTCGATTCGTGAATCGGACTCGGTCATTAGAGCACGAGATGGTGATGTTGTCGTAATCGGTGGCTTGATGAAGTCAAACACCGTTGATCAAGTCTCCAAAGTACCCTTCTTAGGCGATGTTCCAGGCTTGGGGCATTTATTCCGAAACGTGACCAAGCTTACTCAAAAAACAGAGTTAGTAATTTTGCTAAGACCAACCGTGGTCGGCGTGAATACATGGCAGCAAGAATTAGAACGTTCACGAGACTTATTACAAGAGTGGTTCCCTGAAGAATAATTATGTATCAGACATTTTTTGGATTTAAACAAGCGCCTTTCTCGCTAACCCCCAATACTGAATTATTTCAGGGGTTAGTGCCGCATTACGAGGCGATCCAAACCGTTTTGTCTGCTATCGACATGGGTGAAGGCGTTATAAAAGTATCTGGAGAAGTGGGCACAGGGAAAACCATGGTGTGCCGGATGCTCATTAACCAGTTAGTTGATGAAGTTTCGTTGGTGTACCTACCTAACCCACAGCTCACAGGTGAAGAGCTAAAAATAGCTATCGCAAAAGAGCTTGAAGTCAAAATTCGAGATAGCGATAGCTTGGTCGATGATATTCAAGCGCAATTATTAAAATTGCACCTGAACGGGAAGCGTGTTGTGGCACTGATCGATGAAGCACAAGGCCTCAGTGATGAAGCCCTCGAAGCGATCCGATTGTTTGGAAACCTTGAAACGGAACAAGCTAAGCTGATGCAGATTGTTTTGCTAGGGCAGCCCGAGCTTGATGCGCGATTAGAGCACCACCACCTTAGACAGTTGCGTCAACGTATTTCCTTTAGTGCGACATTAAGACCGCTTTCTATTGAGGAAGCCTTTGCGTATATCGATCATCGCGTTCAGGTGAGCGGTGGAAACGTTAATCTGTTTGATGCAAAAGTCAAAAAAGCGATTTGGAAAGCGTCGCGCGGTGTTCCACGCTTAATTAACCAAGTTTGCCATAAGGCACTCTTGTTAGCATTTACGGCTAACGCGACTCATATCCATATGGAGCACGTCTATAATGCGATTAACGATACGCTAGATACAGTCAAGCCCCGCTTTAAAAAGCCATTTCTATGGGGATGGGGCGTGTCATGAGCGTTATCAATAAAGCATTATCCGAAATGTCAGACAAGAAGTCGCCTTCAGGGCGTATTGAAAAGGTTGATGTTTCTCCCGTTAAAAAACGTCCGCAAGCTATTTGGGCAGTCTTATTTATCGCCCTACTGATTGCTGGGGGATCTTGGTTTACTTTGAGTCAATCTACCAGTGAGCAAGAAATAGCTCAAATTCCTGAAAAGCGCAATCTTGATAACGCCTCTGACTCGGCGAAACCTGTGACCACGGTGGTTACCATGGAGGTTGCTTCGCCAACTCAGCAAACAGTTTCTGAGTCGGTGGCTAACATATACCAAGATCAGGCTGTGGAAGATCCTGAAGCTTTAATAAGCTCAGCAGTATCTGATGCTGTTCAAGTCGCAAGTAACGAATCAGAAAAAAGCATTGGCGAACCAAAATCTGCGCCTAAGCCGATAGCAGAACAGGTTGTTAAGGCTGAGAAAAAACAAATTATTAAAAAAGCAGAAGCTCCAACAGCTGTTGCTTCTAAGAATGCGATTACACCTCAAAAACAATTGACTTCAAAGAAAGAAGTGAAGACTGAAAAAGCACCTAAAGTTCAATTGGCAAATGCCTCTTCAATAGCAGAAACAGATACGTTCGAGCTACCGCCACAACCCATAACAGATGGTGAAATGGCGATTCAGCAAGTTGAACTTACTCCTCAGCAGCTAGCGGATAAATCGTTGTCTAGGGCAAAAAAATCGTTAGATGCCAATGATTTTGATGGTGCAATAAAAGGGTATCAATCAGCTTTGCGCTACGTTCCTAAAGATGAAGTGGTACGTAAAAAATTGGCGGCACTTTATTATGGGCGTGGCAATGTACGTCAATCTTTAGAGGTATTACAAAAAGGCATCGTGCTGAACCGAGATAGCCAAGTGCTGAGGCTTGCAGCAATGAATATATTGGTAAAAGAAGGCATCAATGAGGCCGCTTTGGGGGTGCTTGAGCATTTGCCACCTAACCCCGAGCAAGATTACCTCGCGGCTCGAGCGGGTTTAGCACAACAACTCAAAAATTACCCGATTGCACTTGAAAGTTACCAAATGCTAGTGAGAAGAGATAAGGACAATGGCAAGTGGTGGTTAGGGCTTGGAATACAGCAAGAGCGCAGTGCTCAATATTCTCAAGCAAAGGCCTCATATCAGAAAGCACTTAATCGAGTAGGTTTGTCGGCACAGACCAACAGTTTTATTCGTGAGCGTATTGCTTATATCAATGACAGAGAGGCGTCTTCAAATGCAGATTAAACTACGTAAACGTCTTGGTGATTTGTTAGTTGAAGAAGGCATCATCTCAGAACATCAAGTCGAAGAAGCCTTAGGTCACCAAAAGAGTACAGGCAGAAAGCTTGGTGATACTTTAATACAGCTTGGGTTCTTAACTGAAACGCAAATGCTGACCTTCCTGTCGCAGCAGCTTAACGTGCCGCTAATCGATCTAAGTCGGGCGAATGTGGATGTTGATGCCGTTCAAATACTACCAGAGGTGCATGCTCGTCGATTGAGAGCGTTAGTTGTTGGTCGTCAGGGTGACACATTGCGTGTTGCGATGAGTGATCCCGCTGATTTATTTGCTCAAGAATCGCTGTTAAGCCAGCTTCAACAATACGCGCTTGATTTTGTCATCGCGCCAGAAAAGCAGTTAGTAGAAGGCTTTGACCGATACTATCGCCGAACAAAAGAAATTGCCTCGTTTGCTGAGCAGCTTCAAGCTGAGCACCAGGTGAGTGATACGTTTGATTTTTCTTTTGGAGACGATGAAGACAGTGAAGAGGTTACAGTTGTAAAACTGGTTAACTCTCTGTTTGAAGATGCCATTCAAGTTGGCGCATCCGATATTCACATTGAACCGGATTCAAATGTACTAAGACTTAGACAGCGCGTTGATGGTGTGCTTCATGAAACACTGCTGAATGAGGTTAATATTGCGTCAGCACTCGTGTTGAGGCTCAAATTGATGGCGAATCTGGATATTTCAGAGAAACGCTTACCTCAAGATGGTCGTTTCAATATTCGCGTGAAAGGTCAGTCTGTAGATATTCGTATGTCCACGATGCCCGTTCAGCATGGCGAATCGGTGGTTATGCGACTGCTCAACCAATCTGCTGGCGTTAGAAAACTCGATGAATCGGGCTTACCTGAAGATTTATTGCTGAGATTGCGAAAACAGCTCCGACGCCCTCATGGCATGATCCTCGTTACTGGGCCGACGGGTTCTGGTAAAACAACCACGCTTTATGGTGCGCTTTCCGAATTAAATGAACCAGGCAAGAAAATCATAACAGCGGAAGATCCCGTTGAGTATCGGCTTGAACGCGTTAACCAAGTTCAAGTAAACACCAAGATTGACCTCGGATTCTCTAAGATTTTAAGAACATTCTTGCGTCAAGATCCCGACATTATATTGGTGGGGGAGATGCGTGACCAAGAAACGGTGGAGATTGGGTTAAGAGCTGCATTAACAGGTCACTTAGTATTAAGCACCTTACACACAAACGATGCTATCGACAGTGCACTGCGTATGATGGATATGGGGGCACCCGGCTACTTGGTCGCCAGTGCGGTAAGAGCGGTTTTGGCTCAAAGGTTAGTACGAAAGATTTGCCCAGACTGTAGCACTCACGATGATGTAGATGAGTCTCGAAAGCAATGGCTTGGAAGCCGATTCCCAAACCAAGCCGATGCCACTTTCTTTAAAGGGCGAGGGTGTCAAAACTGCAATTTAACAGGGTATCGAGGTCGAGTAGGGGTCTTTGAGTTACTCGAGCTTGAACAGCATATGATGGACGCACTTCGTTCAGGAGATGCAGTCGAGTTTGCAAAGCAAGCACGTAGAGCTGCGGGATATAAACCGTTACTGGCTTCTGCTATGGAACTCGCATTAAAAGGTGTGGTGAGTCTAGATGAAGTTATGAATCTCGGTGAAGGCGACTCTTCAGCGACCATTGAACCGATTCTGCTCTAAGGTTACGGCATGGCAACGTATCAGTACCAAGGCAGAGATTTACAAGGCAGTAAGGTGGCAGGACAGGTTGATGCGCCTACTGAAGAGCTCGCAGCCGAGGCATTGATAAACAAAGGGGTAATACCAACCTCGATAAGTAAAGGAAAAAGTGCAGAAGGTGGTGCTGGATTCGATGTTTCCGCTCTCTTTACACCGTCGATTCCGTTGGAAGTGTTCGTTATATTTTGCCGACAACTGTATAGCCTGACGAAAGCGGGAGTGCCCATTTTAAGAGCCATCAAAGGGTTGGTTCAAAACTGTGGGAATAAGCAACTCAAACAGGCTTTGGAAGATGTCGGGAATGAATTGACTAATGGTCGAAACTTGTCTTCGTCCATGCAGCAATACCCCAAAGTATTCAGCCCATTGTTTATTTCAATGATCAATGTTGGTGAAAATACGGGGCGTTTAGATCAAGCCTTGTTGCAGCTTTCTCAATATTATGAACAAGAGTTGGAAACACGGAAAAGAATAAAAACGGCGATGAGATACCCTATTTTTGTATTGAGTTTTATTTCAATTGCAATGATAGTGTTGAATGTTAAAGTAATTCCGCAGTTCACATCAATGTTTGCTAAGTTTGGTGTGGATTTACCTTTACCTACAAGGATTTTGATCAGTACATCCAACTTTTTTGTCAATTATTGGGTATGGTTAGTTGTCGCCTTTCTTGCATTTTTGTTTGGCATGAAAGCTTGGATTGGGACACCCGATGGTAGAGAAAAGTGGGATAAATTTAGATTAAGGCTCCCAATTGTAGGAGATATTGTGAATCGTGCTCAGTTATCACGATTTTCAAGAACTTTCGCACTTATGTTGAAATCCGGAGTACCGTTAAATCAGTCTTTAGCTTTGTCAGGCGAAGCTCTAGGAAATCGATTTTTAGAGCTTAGAATTTTGGAAATGAAATCGGCAATTGAAGCGGGAAGTACAGTGTCGTCAACGGCAATTCAGAGTCAAATTTTTACACCTTTGGTAATACAGATGATTTCTGTCGGAGAAGAAACAGGTCGAATAGATGAGCTATTACTTGAAGTTTCAGATTTCTACGATCGTGAAGTGGACTACGACCTGAAAACATTAACGGCAAGAATAGAACCACTACTGCTGACTATTGTAGCGGGTATGGTTTTGATTTTAGCTATGGGGATTTTCTTGCCAATGTGGGGCATGTTGGATGCAATTCAAAAATAGTTGGGTGCATTAACATGGAGGGAAAAGCTGTTCCTGCAATAGCCATTTGGATGTTTTTAGTTGGCATTTTGCTTGCCACTTTGGCTTTCAATTGGCAAAAAATTGACGATGAAGCTTCTGGTACCACTTTTTTGATGCTGGAGAACCAAATTACAGAACGCGCAAATGCCTATAGACAGCAATGGGTTATCAGTAAGCAACCAAGTTTTATTGAGTACGAAGGTAAAAAAGTTCAGCTAGATGATAACGGATGGGTATTACCTTTGCATGGTAATGAAGTGAACTGCAAATGGTGGCTAGAAACATTGTACCCTAGGTTGGGAAGTACCTATCTAGCAGCACCAGAAACACAAATGCTTTCTGGATATCCAACATACCATTGTCGATATAAATTTAATGAAGAAATGGTGCTGGACTTGGTTTTGAATGAGAAGAAGCTCTCAATAAGTACTATAAAATAGGCAGTTAAATTACCTAAATCATAGTCTTACTGGTGGGTGTGCGATATAATGAAATCACTCAGGAATGAGTAAAAAAATAGGTGAAGAAATGAAAAAGCAGTTCGGTTTTTCATTAGTAGAACTGGTTGTAGTGATTGTTATTCTTGGCTTGCTAGCGGCGGCGGCATTGCCCAAGTTTTTAGATGTCACCGATGAAGCCAAAAAGGCAAGTATTGAAGCGGTTGCTGGTGGATATGCCACAGGTGTTCTCTCTGCTCGAGCGCAATGGGAAGCGAAAGGCAGACCGGGAGTGGGCACAGGAAATAGTAAGCAACATTACATTGAGTACGATGGAGTGGAGTTTTGGCTAACCCGTTCGTTTGATGACGATGGCAATGACAGCTCATTCAGAGATGGCTATCCGATTGCATTAAAAACAACGGGGCAAACTGCTGCTCCATCGGCTATATCTTCATCTGATTGTGTGAATTTGATGGAGAATTTGCTACAAAACCCACCCAAAGTTGGGGATGCAGCAAGCAGTAACCTAACCGATTTAAAATACACTGCTGAAGCAAACAGTTCTGAGAGTACTTGTTCTTATGTACAGCAAGAAGGCAGTGATCATAAGTTTGTGTATGAAATAAAAACTGGTCGTGTGACCGTAGAATTGCAGTAACTGATTTGGTTACAGCGTTAATATCTAAACATAGAGAGAAGTGACTATGAAAAGACAAGGCGGTTTCACCCTAATCGAATTAGTGGTTGTAATTGTTATTTTGGGTATTCTAGCGGTAACCGCTGCACCTAGATTTTTGAATATTCAAGATGATGCACGAAATGCAACTTTGGAAGGTTTGTCTGGTGCAATTCAGGGATCAGCACAGATTATTTATGGTAAGGCTGCAATCGCAGGTTTTGAAACAACCTCTGGGGGAGTGGTCGTTGGCGGAAATACTATTCAAACCACATTTGGTTACCCTAACGCAACAGAAGATGACATTACTAATATTGTCGATGGTATTGGCGGCGATTTTGAATTTATAAAAGTAGTGTCTGGGGCAACTCCAGCAGCGACATTTGGTATTGATGATTACACAACTCAATGTGTTAAATATACTCAAGCTGCCAACGCAACAACTCCGGCAACAGTTGTGGTTGGTGGTGACGATTGCTCATAAGTAATTGAGGTAGGGGCACTTAATTTGCCCCTGCCGACTATTCTCTATTTATATATGCGCAGTTTATCTGATGGATTCGATGGCAGCTTAAAGCCGCGTAGACTGGTTTCTTCTGCGTCTAAAGGATTAGTTCGTCAGTCAGGATTTACATTGACTGAGCTTATCGTTGTTATTGTTATAATTGGCATCATATCTACCTATGCTGCCAGCAAGTATGTAGGCGTATCAGGCTTTTCTTCTTTCGCCGCTCAAGAGCAATCCATTTCTATCATTCGGCAAATTCAGCTTGGTCGAATGCAATCCAATTTACCTTCTCTTGACTACTCTGGCGATCAAAGCCAATACCGATTGGTGGTTTCTGGCAATTGTTTAGGTTCTGGCACTGGGTGCACAGCAGATAATCGAAGCAACTTTGTCTTCATTGAAGATCAAACCTTCTCTTTTACACCAGCAAGTATGATCGTCGAGTTTGATCTTTTAGGTGTTCCAACGTGCATTTCTGGTTGCTCCACACCTGTTGCTGGGGGCAATATTTCTATTGGCATTTCGAACGGTGTAGAGTCTGCTCAAGTTTGCATTAACAGCGAAGGATTTGTCTATGGCTGTTAAGCAACGTGGTTTCACGCTGGTTGAAAGTATTATCGCCATCATTGTTTTAGGCATTTCGATGTCGGTATTGCTTTCTATTCTTTTTCCTCGTGTTCAAAACTCGGCGCATTCACAATATGAAGTTCGAGCGTCTATTTTGGCTCAAAGTATCATGACTGAAATTCTAGCGAGAGGGTTTGACCATGTGAGTGATCCGAATGGCAGTATCATTCGGTGCGATGAAACTGGGGCTCCAACTTGTACGGTAACGTTAGGCCCAGAAACCGGAGAAACAACGGCAACGTTTAATGATGTTGATGATTACAT is a genomic window containing:
- the pilO gene encoding type 4a pilus biogenesis protein PilO, whose translation is MALLQDLSEKFSALSSREKWLITAGGWVAIFFIILTFFLEPSFKVKASQNSEYSSLTQSIKTTKDLIATVNKQLRTDPNKEVDEELARLKKHSQQLSERLELLVESLVTPSQMAELLENVLVSSKGLKLESLNSLPAEPIIAGGSSQAVGYYIHPVKIEITGRYFDIKNYLIELESMPTTYFWRSYQYQVEDYPSARLVLIVYTLGTGQEFIGG
- a CDS encoding MSHA biogenesis protein MshK encodes the protein MVRIFLALAIIFSSFGYANQDPTAPLGWQAPKTTTQKQIKKKAVAPVPTLQSIICAEGATCYAILNDKVVEKGKYIQGYLANRIEPEFVDLIKSGKKWRLELFPSDIKH
- the mshL gene encoding pilus (MSHA type) biogenesis protein MshL; the encoded protein is MRNIVVVAIIASLTACSMGHREPVEVKEALNEVINEASSKSLDELPASVQADLMPELANEEFAASPTLKRFRVQANGVEAKTFFASLVKGTDYSAAIHPDVAGRITVNLTDVTLDEVLKVVRDLYGFEVVQSGKLIQVYPAGLRTETIPIDYLQFKRLGRSLTSITTGSITSKDGGSGSSSTTKSSSSDSGDSRSTTSSTSPTGGTEIETISESDFWVQLEKAAQTLIGTGDGRSVVVSPQASVLTIRAYPDEIREIRQFLGVSQQRMQRQVILEAKILEVTLSDSYQQGINWSNLTSTFGNASVSIGRGLIPADGSTPALPGLDAIGSLLGGQTNVTIQNGDFKGVLSFVGTQGDLNVLSSPRVTAANNQKAVIKVGSDEYFVTDISSVVGSGDNANVAPDIELTPFFSGISLDVTPQIDDDGFVLLHVHPAVIDVQTQTKVINLEGKKYEVPLAKSSIRESDSVIRARDGDVVVIGGLMKSNTVDQVSKVPFLGDVPGLGHLFRNVTKLTQKTELVILLRPTVVGVNTWQQELERSRDLLQEWFPEE
- a CDS encoding ExeA family protein gives rise to the protein MYQTFFGFKQAPFSLTPNTELFQGLVPHYEAIQTVLSAIDMGEGVIKVSGEVGTGKTMVCRMLINQLVDEVSLVYLPNPQLTGEELKIAIAKELEVKIRDSDSLVDDIQAQLLKLHLNGKRVVALIDEAQGLSDEALEAIRLFGNLETEQAKLMQIVLLGQPELDARLEHHHLRQLRQRISFSATLRPLSIEEAFAYIDHRVQVSGGNVNLFDAKVKKAIWKASRGVPRLINQVCHKALLLAFTANATHIHMEHVYNAINDTLDTVKPRFKKPFLWGWGVS
- a CDS encoding tetratricopeptide repeat protein, translating into MSVINKALSEMSDKKSPSGRIEKVDVSPVKKRPQAIWAVLFIALLIAGGSWFTLSQSTSEQEIAQIPEKRNLDNASDSAKPVTTVVTMEVASPTQQTVSESVANIYQDQAVEDPEALISSAVSDAVQVASNESEKSIGEPKSAPKPIAEQVVKAEKKQIIKKAEAPTAVASKNAITPQKQLTSKKEVKTEKAPKVQLANASSIAETDTFELPPQPITDGEMAIQQVELTPQQLADKSLSRAKKSLDANDFDGAIKGYQSALRYVPKDEVVRKKLAALYYGRGNVRQSLEVLQKGIVLNRDSQVLRLAAMNILVKEGINEAALGVLEHLPPNPEQDYLAARAGLAQQLKNYPIALESYQMLVRRDKDNGKWWLGLGIQQERSAQYSQAKASYQKALNRVGLSAQTNSFIRERIAYINDREASSNAD
- a CDS encoding GspE/PulE family protein, whose product is MQIKLRKRLGDLLVEEGIISEHQVEEALGHQKSTGRKLGDTLIQLGFLTETQMLTFLSQQLNVPLIDLSRANVDVDAVQILPEVHARRLRALVVGRQGDTLRVAMSDPADLFAQESLLSQLQQYALDFVIAPEKQLVEGFDRYYRRTKEIASFAEQLQAEHQVSDTFDFSFGDDEDSEEVTVVKLVNSLFEDAIQVGASDIHIEPDSNVLRLRQRVDGVLHETLLNEVNIASALVLRLKLMANLDISEKRLPQDGRFNIRVKGQSVDIRMSTMPVQHGESVVMRLLNQSAGVRKLDESGLPEDLLLRLRKQLRRPHGMILVTGPTGSGKTTTLYGALSELNEPGKKIITAEDPVEYRLERVNQVQVNTKIDLGFSKILRTFLRQDPDIILVGEMRDQETVEIGLRAALTGHLVLSTLHTNDAIDSALRMMDMGAPGYLVASAVRAVLAQRLVRKICPDCSTHDDVDESRKQWLGSRFPNQADATFFKGRGCQNCNLTGYRGRVGVFELLELEQHMMDALRSGDAVEFAKQARRAAGYKPLLASAMELALKGVVSLDEVMNLGEGDSSATIEPILL
- a CDS encoding type II secretion system F family protein, with protein sequence MATYQYQGRDLQGSKVAGQVDAPTEELAAEALINKGVIPTSISKGKSAEGGAGFDVSALFTPSIPLEVFVIFCRQLYSLTKAGVPILRAIKGLVQNCGNKQLKQALEDVGNELTNGRNLSSSMQQYPKVFSPLFISMINVGENTGRLDQALLQLSQYYEQELETRKRIKTAMRYPIFVLSFISIAMIVLNVKVIPQFTSMFAKFGVDLPLPTRILISTSNFFVNYWVWLVVAFLAFLFGMKAWIGTPDGREKWDKFRLRLPIVGDIVNRAQLSRFSRTFALMLKSGVPLNQSLALSGEALGNRFLELRILEMKSAIEAGSTVSSTAIQSQIFTPLVIQMISVGEETGRIDELLLEVSDFYDREVDYDLKTLTARIEPLLLTIVAGMVLILAMGIFLPMWGMLDAIQK
- a CDS encoding prepilin-type N-terminal cleavage/methylation domain-containing protein, whose translation is MKKQFGFSLVELVVVIVILGLLAAAALPKFLDVTDEAKKASIEAVAGGYATGVLSARAQWEAKGRPGVGTGNSKQHYIEYDGVEFWLTRSFDDDGNDSSFRDGYPIALKTTGQTAAPSAISSSDCVNLMENLLQNPPKVGDAASSNLTDLKYTAEANSSESTCSYVQQEGSDHKFVYEIKTGRVTVELQ
- a CDS encoding type II secretion system protein — its product is MKRQGGFTLIELVVVIVILGILAVTAAPRFLNIQDDARNATLEGLSGAIQGSAQIIYGKAAIAGFETTSGGVVVGGNTIQTTFGYPNATEDDITNIVDGIGGDFEFIKVVSGATPAATFGIDDYTTQCVKYTQAANATTPATVVVGGDDCS
- a CDS encoding prepilin-type N-terminal cleavage/methylation domain-containing protein, which produces MRSLSDGFDGSLKPRRLVSSASKGLVRQSGFTLTELIVVIVIIGIISTYAASKYVGVSGFSSFAAQEQSISIIRQIQLGRMQSNLPSLDYSGDQSQYRLVVSGNCLGSGTGCTADNRSNFVFIEDQTFSFTPASMIVEFDLLGVPTCISGCSTPVAGGNISIGISNGVESAQVCINSEGFVYGC
- a CDS encoding prepilin-type N-terminal cleavage/methylation domain-containing protein — its product is MAVKQRGFTLVESIIAIIVLGISMSVLLSILFPRVQNSAHSQYEVRASILAQSIMTEILARGFDHVSDPNGSIIRCDETGAPTCTVTLGPETGETTATFNDVDDYIGCWHTNNNASDCVLNARGSLNDIFGSNIANDYPNFRTEVAVVYVPSSDLGFADSLHRYKRITLTVIAGQYGEFRFSAYKGNY